In Anopheles gambiae chromosome 2, idAnoGambNW_F1_1, whole genome shotgun sequence, a single window of DNA contains:
- the LOC1281862 gene encoding protein split ends isoform X19 yields MADSTEEINQILDNKTQSPAGNRDATVQKQSRPSSANRDRLHEQSVAHTLHWFACVGDDSVDNGRNTEELQKEREERIKQMKERQNEERQKKLEELKAQALAAQKFREQKEEERRRRMDDLRRRESDRRSQVEERRRAIIEADNERREYILRKNQERDQRMETKRRNDRGSIQFAFGSSTPRMIDTSDSGMCSSFWAHRRATSITNVAYTGAALTRRSSERELTDSASKKRATSASGLDRSTDDQRRMSSSMYEVFNWTSTSECPRKLTFSLAGSGINIDDPPTAAEYQPAASRNYASGKDDTAEMNYQRTVNRRKTDLMPTIPSPRDSSRSSLGTHTPRTPGRAFSMTRLDQLAQPRRRNGEHISAILERERRQALELENLTRLSLSSSRSSPTGSGGNSKRMSRSMSQLAGSGAKYRNQSQDSNSGRSPGFGGGRKSSFNSSSINSGSTSPMRRNDTSKSMSQLNTAGSTPRITKTERLRQQYHHHQQQQQHHQQHQNQLLVTNGLRSGEMTPTSLNTSRPGSAMSSSTTASGIVYRRTLPAQRKPRPASIAVTGVSASGLKEDKPPLPKTGSGASTGSGVSSATSKHRLSSAGSGSLTTTPAKSASGTETPTKKPLTLHSAEKRSAGARGATPKASSTPLQSPGPEKASRNLLDSLKKSADGPKKVPASKTPAQKDDAVVVEAKQEPPSVAAPKVEELSAQQEAILQRDDGSQQASLVEVDQSFGQEEQPQQQQEEVVVPVQQEAPAPAQTEDAELPKQAEEAVTVEVVEQAPTTKQQQQAPLEQQDVSAVQAAEPTMMVAEEVPENVNGSLTVEVSGAGADAMTASMIAKRINTEEEAKAALAERRRLAREEAERLAELERKRIEAEEQAERQRILEEEERLRKLEEETIRLAEEQRRMEEERLQQAIEEARRRDEEERKRREEEARQKAEREEAERKAREEAERQRVEMAERLKKEEKEREERRKRVEAIMSRTRAKGAANNTPTKNNEDDKENAMSKSQIVLSSTPAALPTGTAMSASTISMTDSFIASEIRQEQQQQQQQTQHQSLEQAMESLSLSNNNTTSSNSSSSSSDTLANSSTINNNINNNNNNTNGGNVQFDKSVTEKENLLLASSTAGAAVVVANNNLNNGSTSNGTVVEPATNEEGTNGTKGESLLLTTNGKSEQQSPAMMASSNGSSNATTANSTSDLIIEDALMGQTNGHKNGTMDNVFAVNDSMKAQTVPTELTNNFYTPKNGDHHQNGDSSGDGADRDAYPSLIEPNTAGTEQQQHCSSFDSSGTVSTATTETTIVMADGASTNADQLIDFASFSTSEEPFGHSMPRDASVSDANFNPLLASPAFGGSVAGAGSENETSLAQHTPLDVHNISNNNSINPFFTVSDPVLLDSKRRESGGNDAPEAVLFDLTLDNTGNGGSNNSITSSPFFNNNNNNNTAPSSNNTPWLVSATTDGQENRDLSLL; encoded by the exons CTGGAAACAGAGATGCGACCGTACAAAAACAGTCAAGGCCGTCTTCAGCCAATAGAG ATCGACTGCACGAACAGTCCGTTGCGCACACTCTTCACTGGTTTGCTTGCGTCGGCGATGATAGCGTCGATAATGGTAGAAACACAGAAG AACTGCAAAAGGAACGTGAGGAACGAATAAAACAGATGAAGGAACGACAGAACGAGGAGCGGCAGAAGAAGCTCGAGGAGCTGAAGGCACAAGCACTAGCGGCGCAAAAGTTCCGCGAGCAGAAGGAGGAAGAACGACGCCGCCGGATGGACGACCTGCGGAGGCGGGAAAGTGACCGACGGTCACAGGTCGAGGAGCGTCGCCGGGCCATCATCGAGGCCGATAACGAGCGACGGGAGTACATACTGCGCAAGAACCAGGAGCGGGATCAGCGCATGGAGACGAAACGACGCAACGATCGAGGCTCGATCCAGTTCGCTTTCGGATCGTCGACACCGCGGATGATCGATACCAGTGACAGTGGCATGTGCAGCTCGTTCTGGGCTCATAGGAG AGCCACATCCATTACGAACGTAGCGTATACAGGGGCGGCATTAACGAGGCGTAGTTCCGAGCGCGAACTAACCGACAGTGCGTCGAAGAAACGAGCTACCTCTGCCAGTGGTCTCGACCGATCGACCGACG ACCAACGGCGAATGTCCAGCTCGATGTACGAGGTGTTCAACTGGACGAGCACCAGCGAGTGTCCGAGAAAGCTAACGTTCTCGCTGGCTGGGTCCGGCATCAACATCGACGATCCTCCGACGGCTGCCGAATATCAACCGGCAGCTTCGCGCAATTATGCTAGCGGAAAGG ACGATACAGCAGAAATGAACTATCAGCGCACTGTCAATCGTCGAAAGACCGATCTAATGCCTACCATTCCTAGTCCTCGTGATAGCTCTAGATCGTCTCTCGGTACACACACTCCCAGAACACCAG GCCGAGCGTTCTCGATGACACGCTTGGATCAGCTGGCGCAACCACGACGACGCAACGGCGAGCACATCAGCGCGATTCTGGAGCGCGAGCGCCGTCAGGCCCTGGAGCTGGAGAACCTTACCCGTTTGTCACTGTCCTCGTCCCGCTCGTCGCCGACCGGTAGCGGCGGCAACAGCAAGCGAATGTCGCGCAGCATGTCTCAGCTGGCCGGCAGCGGTGCAAAGTATCGGAACCAATCGCAGGACTCGAATTCCGGTCGCAGTCCCGGCTTCGGCGGAGGTCGCAAGTCATCGTTCAATTCGTCGTCAATTAACAGTGGCAGCACGTCGCCCATGCGTCGCAACGATACCTCCAAGAGCATGTCCCAGCTGAACACGGCCGGCAGCACACCGCGCATCACCAAAACCGAGCGTCTCCGCCAGcagtaccaccaccatcagcagcaacagcagcatcaccaaCAGCATCAGAATCAGCTCCTGGTGACGAACG GTCTTCGTTCCGGTGAAATGACGCCCACCAGTCTGAACACTTCGCGGCCAGGAAGTGCAATGTCCAGCTCGACGACCGCGTCCGGTATCGTATATCGACGAACCCTGCCAGCACAACGTAAACCACGACCGGCCAGTATCGCCGTCACGGGCGTATCTGCTTCCGGCCTGAAGgaag ATAAACCTCCACTCCCAAAGACAGGATCCGGCGCATCGACCGGCAGCGGTGTATCTAGCGCGACCAGCAAACATCGGCTATCGAGCGCTGGTTCCGGCAGCCTCACCACGACCCCTGCAAAATCCGCATCCGGCACGGAAACGCCCACGAAGAAACCGTTGACGCTGCATTCGGCAGAGAAACGTTCCGCGGGCGCGAGAGGTGCCACACCGAAAGCGTCCTCTACGCCGCTGCAATCACCTGGACCGGAGAAGGCATCGCGCAACCTGCTGGATTCGTTGAAGAAATCGGCCGATGGCCCCAAGAAGGTCCCGGCGTCGAAGACTCCCGCTCAAAAGGATGATGCAGTGGTGGTGGAAGCCAAACAGGAACCGCCGTCGGTTGCTGCTCCCAAGGTGGAAGAGCTGAGCGCCCAGCAGGAAGCGATCCTGCAACGTGACGATGGCTCGCAGCAGGCTTCACTGGTAGAGGTGGATCAATCGTTCGGACAAGAGGaacagccacagcagcagcaggaagagGTGGTGGTTCCGGTGCAGCAAGAAGCTCCGGCACCCGCACAGACAGAGGACGCTGAACTACCAAAGCAAGCAGAAGAAGCCGTTACGGTGGAGGTAGTAGAACAAgcgccaaccacgaagcaacaacagcaagctCCATTGGAGCAACAGGACGTTAGTGCTGTTCAAGCAGCAGAGCCTACAATGATGGTCGCGGAAGAGGTACCAGAGAACGTTAACGGTAGTTTAACTGTTGAAGTATCTGGGGCCGGGGCTGACGCAATGACCGCTTCCATGATCGCCAAGCGCATCAACACGGAGGAGGAAGCAAAGGCTGCACTGGCCGAGCGTCGTCGTTTGGCGCGCGAGGAAGCCGAACGACTGGCGGAACTGGAGCGCAAGCGTATCGAGGCCGAGGAGCAGGCCGAGCGGCAGCGCATCCTGGAGGAAGAAGAGCGCCTGCGCAAGCTGGAAGAGGAAACGATCCGGCTGGCCGAGGAGCAGCGGCGCATGGAGGAGGAGCGGCTTCAGCAGGCCATCGAGGAGGCACGCCGACGGGATGAGGAGGAACGCAAGCGGCGCGAAGAGGAAGCTCGGCAAAAGGCGGAGCGCGAGGAGGCCGAGCGTAAGGCGCGCGAGGAAGCCGAACGGCAGCGCGTCGAGATGGCCGAGCGGCTgaagaaggaggaaaaggagcgCGAGGAACGCCGGAAGCGCGTTGAAGCAATCATGTCCCGTACCCGTGCCAAGGGAGCAGCCAACAACACGCCGACAAAG AATAACGAAGACGACAAGGAAAATGCCATGTCCAAGAGCCAGATTGTACTTTCGTCCACGCCGGCCGCCCTACCAACCGGTACTGCCATGTCCGCATCTACCATATCGATGACCGATTCGTTCATTGCGTCCGAAATTCgacaagagcagcagcagcagcagcaacagaccCAACACCAGTCCCTGGAACAGGCGATGGAGTCCCTGTCGctgagcaacaacaacaccaccagtagcaatagcagcagtagcagcagtgacACCCTAGCCAACAGTAGCACCattaacaacaacatcaacaataacaacaacaacaccaacggcGGTAACGTGCAGTTCGACAAGTCCGTGACGGAGAAGGAGAACCTACTGCTCGCCAGCAGTACCGCCGGTGCCGCCGTGGTGGTGGCTAACAACAATCTCAACAACGGTAGCACCAGCAATGGTACCGTGGTCGAACCAGCCACCAACGAGGAAGGCACTAACGGCACCAAGGGTGAGTCGCTTCTACTGACGACGAACGGCAAATCGGAGCAGCAGTCGCCAGCGATGATGGCGAGCAGCAATGGCAGCAGCAATGCCACCACAGCCAACAGCACCTCGGACCTGATCATCGAGGATGCGCTGATGGGCCAAACCAACGGACACAAGAACGGCACCATGGACAATGTGTT TGCTGTGAATGATTCGATGAAGGCGCAGACCGTTCCGACCGAACTAACTAACAATTTCTACACGCCGAAAAATGGTGATCATCACCAGAACGGCGACAGCAGCGGCGACGGCGCTGATCGGGACGCATACCCTTCCTTGATCGAGCCGAACACTGCCGGaacggaacagcagcagcactgctCGTCCTTTGACTCGTCTGGCACTGTCTCCACTGCCACGACAGAAACAACCATCGTTATGGCGGACGGTGCAAGCACCAATGCTGACCAGCTGATCGATTTCGCTAGCTTTTCCACCAGCGAGGAACCGTTCGGCCATTCGATGCCTCGCGATGCAAGCGTCAGCGATGCTAACTTCAACCCGCTTCTCGCCTCTCCCGCGTTCGGCGGTagtgttgctggtgctggcaGCGAGAACGAGACGAGCCTAGCGCAACATACACCCCTCGATGTGCATAACATATCCAACAACAATAGTATTAACCCCTTCTTCACTGTGAGCGATCCCGTGCTGCTCGACAGCAAACGACGAGAGTCTGGTGGAAACGATGCACCCGAAGCGGTCCTCTTTGATCTAACCCTTGATAACACCGGGAACggcggcagcaacaacagtatCACTAGCAGTCCCTTtttcaataacaacaacaacaataacactgCACCATCATCCAACAACACTCCCTGGCTAGTCTCGGCGACAACCGACGGTCAAGAGAATCGAG ACTTGTCGCTCTTGTGA
- the LOC1281862 gene encoding box A-binding factor isoform X36, which produces MKERQNEERQKKLEELKAQALAAQKFREQKEEERRRRMDDLRRRESDRRSQVEERRRAIIEADNERREYILRKNQERDQRMETKRRNDRGSIQFAFGSSTPRMIDTSDSGMCSSFWAHRRATSITNVAYTGAALTRRSSERELTDSASKKRATSASGLDRSTDDQRRMSSSMYEVFNWTSTSECPRKLTFSLAGSGINIDDPPTAAEYQPAASRNYASGKDDTAEMNYQRTVNRRKTDLMPTIPSPRDSSRSSLGTHTPRTPGRAFSMTRLDQLAQPRRRNGEHISAILERERRQALELENLTRLSLSSSRSSPTGSGGNSKRMSRSMSQLAGSGAKYRNQSQDSNSGRSPGFGGGRKSSFNSSSINSGSTSPMRRNDTSKSMSQLNTAGSTPRITKTERLRQQYHHHQQQQQHHQQHQNQLLVTNGLRSGEMTPTSLNTSRPGSAMSSSTTASGIVYRRTLPAQRKPRPASIAVTGVSASGLKEDKPPLPKTGSGASTGSGVSSATSKHRLSSAGSGSLTTTPAKSASGTETPTKKPLTLHSAEKRSAGARGATPKASSTPLQSPGPEKASRNLLDSLKKSADGPKKVPASKTPAQKDDAVVVEAKQEPPSVAAPKVEELSAQQEAILQRDDGSQQASLVEVDQSFGQEEQPQQQQEEVVVPVQQEAPAPAQTEDAELPKQAEEAVTVEVVEQAPTTKQQQQAPLEQQDVSAVQAAEPTMMVAEEVPENVNGSLTVEVSGAGADAMTASMIAKRINTEEEAKAALAERRRLAREEAERLAELERKRIEAEEQAERQRILEEEERLRKLEEETIRLAEEQRRMEEERLQQAIEEARRRDEEERKRREEEARQKAEREEAERKAREEAERQRVEMAERLKKEEKEREERRKRVEAIMSRTRAKGAANNTPTKNNEDDKENAMSKSQIVLSSTPAALPTGTAMSASTISMTDSFIASEIRQEQQQQQQQTQHQSLEQAMESLSLSNNNTTSSNSSSSSSDTLANSSTINNNINNNNNNTNGGNVQFDKSVTEKENLLLASSTAGAAVVVANNNLNNGSTSNGTVVEPATNEEGTNGTKGESLLLTTNGKSEQQSPAMMASSNGSSNATTANSTSDLIIEDALMGQTNGHKNGTMDNVFAVNDSMKAQTVPTELTNNFYTPKNGDHHQNGDSSGDGADRDAYPSLIEPNTAGTEQQQHCSSFDSSGTVSTATTETTIVMADGASTNADQLIDFASFSTSEEPFGHSMPRDASVSDANFNPLLASPAFGGSVAGAGSENETSLAQHTPLDVHNISNNNSINPFFTVSDPVLLDSKRRESGGNDAPEAVLFDLTLDNTGNGGSNNSITSSPFFNNNNNNNTAPSSNNTPWLVSATTDGQENRDLSLL; this is translated from the exons ATGAAGGAACGACAGAACGAGGAGCGGCAGAAGAAGCTCGAGGAGCTGAAGGCACAAGCACTAGCGGCGCAAAAGTTCCGCGAGCAGAAGGAGGAAGAACGACGCCGCCGGATGGACGACCTGCGGAGGCGGGAAAGTGACCGACGGTCACAGGTCGAGGAGCGTCGCCGGGCCATCATCGAGGCCGATAACGAGCGACGGGAGTACATACTGCGCAAGAACCAGGAGCGGGATCAGCGCATGGAGACGAAACGACGCAACGATCGAGGCTCGATCCAGTTCGCTTTCGGATCGTCGACACCGCGGATGATCGATACCAGTGACAGTGGCATGTGCAGCTCGTTCTGGGCTCATAGGAG AGCCACATCCATTACGAACGTAGCGTATACAGGGGCGGCATTAACGAGGCGTAGTTCCGAGCGCGAACTAACCGACAGTGCGTCGAAGAAACGAGCTACCTCTGCCAGTGGTCTCGACCGATCGACCGACG ACCAACGGCGAATGTCCAGCTCGATGTACGAGGTGTTCAACTGGACGAGCACCAGCGAGTGTCCGAGAAAGCTAACGTTCTCGCTGGCTGGGTCCGGCATCAACATCGACGATCCTCCGACGGCTGCCGAATATCAACCGGCAGCTTCGCGCAATTATGCTAGCGGAAAGG ACGATACAGCAGAAATGAACTATCAGCGCACTGTCAATCGTCGAAAGACCGATCTAATGCCTACCATTCCTAGTCCTCGTGATAGCTCTAGATCGTCTCTCGGTACACACACTCCCAGAACACCAG GCCGAGCGTTCTCGATGACACGCTTGGATCAGCTGGCGCAACCACGACGACGCAACGGCGAGCACATCAGCGCGATTCTGGAGCGCGAGCGCCGTCAGGCCCTGGAGCTGGAGAACCTTACCCGTTTGTCACTGTCCTCGTCCCGCTCGTCGCCGACCGGTAGCGGCGGCAACAGCAAGCGAATGTCGCGCAGCATGTCTCAGCTGGCCGGCAGCGGTGCAAAGTATCGGAACCAATCGCAGGACTCGAATTCCGGTCGCAGTCCCGGCTTCGGCGGAGGTCGCAAGTCATCGTTCAATTCGTCGTCAATTAACAGTGGCAGCACGTCGCCCATGCGTCGCAACGATACCTCCAAGAGCATGTCCCAGCTGAACACGGCCGGCAGCACACCGCGCATCACCAAAACCGAGCGTCTCCGCCAGcagtaccaccaccatcagcagcaacagcagcatcaccaaCAGCATCAGAATCAGCTCCTGGTGACGAACG GTCTTCGTTCCGGTGAAATGACGCCCACCAGTCTGAACACTTCGCGGCCAGGAAGTGCAATGTCCAGCTCGACGACCGCGTCCGGTATCGTATATCGACGAACCCTGCCAGCACAACGTAAACCACGACCGGCCAGTATCGCCGTCACGGGCGTATCTGCTTCCGGCCTGAAGgaag ATAAACCTCCACTCCCAAAGACAGGATCCGGCGCATCGACCGGCAGCGGTGTATCTAGCGCGACCAGCAAACATCGGCTATCGAGCGCTGGTTCCGGCAGCCTCACCACGACCCCTGCAAAATCCGCATCCGGCACGGAAACGCCCACGAAGAAACCGTTGACGCTGCATTCGGCAGAGAAACGTTCCGCGGGCGCGAGAGGTGCCACACCGAAAGCGTCCTCTACGCCGCTGCAATCACCTGGACCGGAGAAGGCATCGCGCAACCTGCTGGATTCGTTGAAGAAATCGGCCGATGGCCCCAAGAAGGTCCCGGCGTCGAAGACTCCCGCTCAAAAGGATGATGCAGTGGTGGTGGAAGCCAAACAGGAACCGCCGTCGGTTGCTGCTCCCAAGGTGGAAGAGCTGAGCGCCCAGCAGGAAGCGATCCTGCAACGTGACGATGGCTCGCAGCAGGCTTCACTGGTAGAGGTGGATCAATCGTTCGGACAAGAGGaacagccacagcagcagcaggaagagGTGGTGGTTCCGGTGCAGCAAGAAGCTCCGGCACCCGCACAGACAGAGGACGCTGAACTACCAAAGCAAGCAGAAGAAGCCGTTACGGTGGAGGTAGTAGAACAAgcgccaaccacgaagcaacaacagcaagctCCATTGGAGCAACAGGACGTTAGTGCTGTTCAAGCAGCAGAGCCTACAATGATGGTCGCGGAAGAGGTACCAGAGAACGTTAACGGTAGTTTAACTGTTGAAGTATCTGGGGCCGGGGCTGACGCAATGACCGCTTCCATGATCGCCAAGCGCATCAACACGGAGGAGGAAGCAAAGGCTGCACTGGCCGAGCGTCGTCGTTTGGCGCGCGAGGAAGCCGAACGACTGGCGGAACTGGAGCGCAAGCGTATCGAGGCCGAGGAGCAGGCCGAGCGGCAGCGCATCCTGGAGGAAGAAGAGCGCCTGCGCAAGCTGGAAGAGGAAACGATCCGGCTGGCCGAGGAGCAGCGGCGCATGGAGGAGGAGCGGCTTCAGCAGGCCATCGAGGAGGCACGCCGACGGGATGAGGAGGAACGCAAGCGGCGCGAAGAGGAAGCTCGGCAAAAGGCGGAGCGCGAGGAGGCCGAGCGTAAGGCGCGCGAGGAAGCCGAACGGCAGCGCGTCGAGATGGCCGAGCGGCTgaagaaggaggaaaaggagcgCGAGGAACGCCGGAAGCGCGTTGAAGCAATCATGTCCCGTACCCGTGCCAAGGGAGCAGCCAACAACACGCCGACAAAG AATAACGAAGACGACAAGGAAAATGCCATGTCCAAGAGCCAGATTGTACTTTCGTCCACGCCGGCCGCCCTACCAACCGGTACTGCCATGTCCGCATCTACCATATCGATGACCGATTCGTTCATTGCGTCCGAAATTCgacaagagcagcagcagcagcagcaacagaccCAACACCAGTCCCTGGAACAGGCGATGGAGTCCCTGTCGctgagcaacaacaacaccaccagtagcaatagcagcagtagcagcagtgacACCCTAGCCAACAGTAGCACCattaacaacaacatcaacaataacaacaacaacaccaacggcGGTAACGTGCAGTTCGACAAGTCCGTGACGGAGAAGGAGAACCTACTGCTCGCCAGCAGTACCGCCGGTGCCGCCGTGGTGGTGGCTAACAACAATCTCAACAACGGTAGCACCAGCAATGGTACCGTGGTCGAACCAGCCACCAACGAGGAAGGCACTAACGGCACCAAGGGTGAGTCGCTTCTACTGACGACGAACGGCAAATCGGAGCAGCAGTCGCCAGCGATGATGGCGAGCAGCAATGGCAGCAGCAATGCCACCACAGCCAACAGCACCTCGGACCTGATCATCGAGGATGCGCTGATGGGCCAAACCAACGGACACAAGAACGGCACCATGGACAATGTGTT TGCTGTGAATGATTCGATGAAGGCGCAGACCGTTCCGACCGAACTAACTAACAATTTCTACACGCCGAAAAATGGTGATCATCACCAGAACGGCGACAGCAGCGGCGACGGCGCTGATCGGGACGCATACCCTTCCTTGATCGAGCCGAACACTGCCGGaacggaacagcagcagcactgctCGTCCTTTGACTCGTCTGGCACTGTCTCCACTGCCACGACAGAAACAACCATCGTTATGGCGGACGGTGCAAGCACCAATGCTGACCAGCTGATCGATTTCGCTAGCTTTTCCACCAGCGAGGAACCGTTCGGCCATTCGATGCCTCGCGATGCAAGCGTCAGCGATGCTAACTTCAACCCGCTTCTCGCCTCTCCCGCGTTCGGCGGTagtgttgctggtgctggcaGCGAGAACGAGACGAGCCTAGCGCAACATACACCCCTCGATGTGCATAACATATCCAACAACAATAGTATTAACCCCTTCTTCACTGTGAGCGATCCCGTGCTGCTCGACAGCAAACGACGAGAGTCTGGTGGAAACGATGCACCCGAAGCGGTCCTCTTTGATCTAACCCTTGATAACACCGGGAACggcggcagcaacaacagtatCACTAGCAGTCCCTTtttcaataacaacaacaacaataacactgCACCATCATCCAACAACACTCCCTGGCTAGTCTCGGCGACAACCGACGGTCAAGAGAATCGAG ACTTGTCGCTCTTGTGA